The Spirochaetaceae bacterium genomic sequence CCCGGTAGGCATCGGTGTTGCCCCAGCGCCGCTCGACCTCGTCCCGGTACTGCTCGTGGTCGAACCCCTCCAGCCCCTCGAACATCTCCGTCCTGTCCATTTCCGTCTCCTCATCCATCGCCCGCAGGGCCCGGTCGACCCCGCGAATGATGCGTTCCGTTCTTTCCTGCCGCTCCCTGAGCATGTCCCGCTGCGCCTCCAGCGCGCTGCGCCGGCCGTGCGTCGGAGCGTCCAGCATCCGGCCGATCGCATCCAGGCTGAACCGCAGCTCGCGCAACAGCCGGATCTCGCACAGTCGTTCGAGGTCGCCGTACGCGTACAGCCGATAGCCGTTCTGCGACCGTCCCGACGGCACGAGCAGGCCAATCCGGTCATAGTGGTGCAGGGTGCGCACGGTAACGCCGGCCAGCGCGGCGACCTCGCCTACCGTGTGAAGTTGCCCGGTCTCCATGCGGAGCAAGGTAGGCCCTCACGTAACGTCAGGGTCAAGGGAAAAGGAGCACGCCGCCGGTCACGCCGAGCCCCGCCCGACTCAGCGGCGATGACGCCGCAGGTGTCATCGCGGAAGGCGCGTCAGCGCCAACGACGCTGATGCGAAGGAGGGCATCGAGATGCTGATGCGAAGCATCAGCTAAAGACGCTGACGCATTCGTGTCAGCTAAAGACGCTGACGCATTCGCGTCAGCGTCTAAGGAACTGAGACAAGCGCTTGCGCAGCGCCGCGGCGTCGCCGGGGGCGCCGAGTTCGCGGCCGCCGTCGCCGCTCATGGTGCGTGCGATCGCCTGCAGGATCTGCACCTGCAGACCCTCCTGCCGCGCGGGGGTCAAGACCAGGAACACGAAGCGCACCGGCTCGCCGTCCGGGGCGTCCCAGTCCAGGCCGTGCGGAGCGCGACCGAACGCCATCACCGGGCGGCGCAGCGCCTCTATGCGGGCGTGCGGCACCGCGACCCCCTTGCCGATACCCGTCCCCATGAGCTGCTCGCGCTGATCGACCGCCTCGTTGATCTCGTCCGCGGCCAGGCGGGTGGCGGGCGCCGCGACCAGGCACAGTTCACGGATTGCCGTGAAGCGGTCGCGCGCGCGCAGCGCCGGCAGAATGCCATGCTGCGTCAGCAGCCGGACCAGGTCGACTCGCTCGCGGCGCCGGATCGACCAGGACAGCCACGGCGCCACCAGCAGCGCGGAGACGATCGCCGAGCACACGATAGACACGAAGACCGGCGTGGATATGATCTCGTATTCCAGCGCCACGCCGGCCACCACGATGCCGGTGACGCCGCTCGGGGTGAAGGCGATGCCGATCGACACCCGGTCGGCGGCGGAGATGTCGCGTCCCAGGGCGCCCAGCCAGGCGCCGCCGAACTTGGCGGCGATCGATACCACGGTTACGAAGACGACCAGTCCGATGTCGAAGTTGGCGATGAAGTCGAGGTGCAGAGCCAGACCCGCGAAGTACAGCGGCACGAAGATGGAGTGCACCATCTGGCCGATGATCTCGCGCGTTCG encodes the following:
- a CDS encoding MerR family transcriptional regulator, with translation METGQLHTVGEVAALAGVTVRTLHHYDRIGLLVPSGRSQNGYRLYAYGDLERLCEIRLLRELRFSLDAIGRMLDAPTHGRRSALEAQRDMLRERQERTERIIRGVDRALRAMDEETEMDRTEMFEGLEGFDHEQYRDEVERRWGNTDAYRESMRRTGRYGKNDWDRIKAEGEAVVAGLAGLMAEGVQAADRAAMDLAEQHRCHIDRWFYPCSHGMHRNLADMYTADARFKEYFEKRAEGLAVFVRDAIRANAQRSGGAPSG